The following are from one region of the Paenibacillus sp. JZ16 genome:
- a CDS encoding MFS transporter, producing MEKTKKRKLNISFHSDIDLQTDSEETQDSESTGKSKTSTGSKGQVWEFIALATIPIVLVFGNSMLVPGLPEMQRELGISKFQSSLIITIFSLAAGLFIPIIGYLSDRFGRKVIIIPALIIYGGAGILAGFGAIWNSFGVIITARAIQGLAAAGTAPIAMALVGDLYDGGTESKALGLIEASNGAGKVLSPIIGSLLMLIVWYASFFAFPVFCALSLLAVIFMIKESKQHSKQELRKYLGKIGDIFKEKGRWLITAFFAGSLGLFILFGILFYLSNILEDKPYNIDGVVKGLILAIPLLGMVITSYTTGSLIKKNGLLIRWLMNIGLIAMTLSLAATLFFFKNIYVFIGLLTVSCIGTGMLLPCLNTMITGAVEKSERGMITSLYNSLRFLGVAAGPPLFGWMMDKSDQVVFITVSSLSLVTLGLVFFLIKPPRQIG from the coding sequence ATGGAGAAGACCAAAAAGCGAAAACTGAATATCAGCTTTCATAGCGATATCGACCTGCAGACCGACTCCGAGGAGACACAAGACAGCGAATCCACCGGAAAATCAAAAACTTCTACCGGTTCAAAGGGTCAAGTGTGGGAATTTATCGCACTGGCAACGATCCCGATCGTGCTCGTTTTTGGCAATTCCATGCTAGTTCCGGGGCTTCCTGAAATGCAAAGGGAACTGGGTATCAGTAAATTCCAAAGCAGCTTGATCATCACGATTTTCTCCTTGGCAGCTGGCTTATTTATTCCGATTATTGGTTATTTGTCCGATCGATTTGGACGCAAAGTTATTATTATACCCGCCCTGATCATATATGGAGGTGCCGGTATTCTGGCAGGATTCGGTGCTATTTGGAACTCTTTTGGGGTGATTATTACCGCGAGGGCGATTCAGGGGCTAGCGGCCGCCGGAACAGCACCGATTGCCATGGCGCTCGTCGGCGATTTATACGATGGCGGGACAGAGAGCAAGGCACTGGGACTAATCGAAGCCTCCAATGGCGCCGGCAAGGTACTCAGCCCGATCATCGGCTCCCTGCTTATGCTGATCGTATGGTATGCTTCCTTCTTTGCATTTCCCGTGTTCTGTGCACTATCGTTGTTGGCCGTCATTTTTATGATCAAAGAATCAAAACAACATTCAAAGCAAGAACTAAGGAAGTACCTTGGAAAAATCGGGGACATCTTTAAAGAAAAAGGCCGCTGGCTCATCACTGCTTTTTTTGCCGGTTCGCTGGGGCTATTCATTTTGTTTGGCATACTGTTTTATCTATCCAACATTCTTGAAGACAAGCCTTATAACATTGACGGGGTCGTGAAGGGCTTGATTTTGGCCATTCCATTACTTGGGATGGTTATCACTTCCTATACGACGGGAAGCTTGATCAAGAAGAATGGCCTGTTGATTCGTTGGCTGATGAATATCGGGCTGATTGCCATGACCCTGTCTCTGGCAGCTACACTTTTCTTTTTTAAGAACATTTATGTGTTTATCGGGCTGCTGACAGTCAGCTGTATCGGAACCGGAATGCTTCTTCCTTGCCTGAATACGATGATCACCGGTGCAGTTGAGAAAAGTGAGCGAGGGATGATTACATCCCTTTATAATAGCTTGCGATTTTTGGGAGTTGCAGCAGGGCCGCCCTTGTTCGGGTGGATGATGGATAAATCGGATCAGGTTGTTTTTATAACCGTGTCTTCACTATCTTTGGTTACTCTAGGTTTGGTGTTCTTTTTGATTAAACCGCCTCGGCAGATCGGATGA
- a CDS encoding TetR/AcrR family transcriptional regulator → MNDTKQKLIHITRQMIDRQGIDAVSMRELGKEMNLSRSAMYRHFKNKEDLLAAVAVENFEMLTSTIRKTMESTNDSRKLIYAILCTYFEFGINHQEHYRLMFRKQWDKELYPDLYHSAFEIFKLVETCLEKAENIRKPPTESTAIMYAFIHGLVELNSAQHTEPEKGLDHPTHLLDSFLDLIFI, encoded by the coding sequence ATGAACGATACCAAACAAAAGCTGATTCATATCACCAGACAAATGATTGATCGACAAGGCATTGATGCTGTCAGCATGCGCGAGCTTGGTAAAGAAATGAACTTGTCCCGCAGTGCCATGTACAGACATTTCAAAAATAAGGAAGACTTGCTGGCGGCTGTTGCGGTTGAAAATTTTGAGATGCTGACCAGCACGATTCGAAAAACAATGGAAAGCACAAACGATTCGCGAAAACTTATATATGCTATTTTGTGTACGTATTTTGAATTTGGTATCAACCATCAGGAGCATTACCGCTTGATGTTCCGAAAGCAATGGGATAAGGAGTTGTATCCTGATCTTTATCATTCTGCTTTTGAGATATTTAAGCTTGTAGAAACGTGTTTAGAAAAGGCAGAGAACATTCGGAAACCCCCAACCGAATCAACCGCCATCATGTATGCGTTCATTCATGGCTTGGTTGAATTGAATTCAGCCCAGCATACGGAACCGGAAAAGGGACTGGATCATCCAACCCATCTTCTCGATTCTTTTCTCGATCTGATTTTTATTTAG
- a CDS encoding SDR family NAD(P)-dependent oxidoreductase encodes MSPQKQTVIVTGGNSGLGYECAKILARHDKSYHVVIACRDAAKANQAVDALIQETNNKNITFLELDLSSMASIRGFISKFTQMDYPPLYALVCNAGVQFIDKTHYTKDGFEATFGVNHLGHFLLANMLLGQITQSGRIVLVSSGTHDPLKKTGMPAPDFVDPQLLAYPDQASSSEAISLIGRRRYTTSKLCNLYFTYELANRIKQQTQKNITVNAFDPGMMPGTGLAQSYTPIMRFVWNYLMPVLTLFYPNVNTVRQSGKALAALVTDSKFNQTTGKYFEGTKQIKSSELSYNNENRKQLWEVSVALTSLNQTETILETGI; translated from the coding sequence ATGAGTCCACAGAAACAAACGGTGATCGTAACAGGCGGGAACTCTGGTTTAGGATATGAATGCGCTAAGATATTAGCTAGGCATGACAAAAGTTATCATGTGGTGATCGCCTGCCGCGACGCTGCTAAAGCCAATCAAGCAGTAGATGCGTTAATTCAAGAAACCAATAATAAAAACATAACCTTTTTGGAGCTCGATCTTTCATCTATGGCATCCATAAGAGGTTTTATAAGCAAGTTTACACAAATGGATTACCCGCCTTTATATGCACTTGTATGCAATGCAGGCGTACAGTTTATCGATAAAACGCATTATACGAAAGATGGGTTTGAAGCTACCTTTGGCGTAAATCATCTTGGACATTTCCTCCTGGCTAATATGCTGCTTGGACAAATAACGCAGTCCGGCAGAATCGTGTTAGTCAGCAGCGGAACCCATGATCCATTGAAAAAGACAGGAATGCCTGCACCTGATTTTGTAGATCCCCAATTATTAGCCTATCCTGACCAGGCGAGCTCGAGCGAAGCTATATCTCTCATTGGCAGACGGCGCTACACGACTTCAAAGTTATGTAATTTATATTTCACCTACGAGTTGGCCAATCGAATAAAGCAGCAAACCCAAAAGAATATTACCGTAAATGCTTTCGATCCGGGAATGATGCCAGGCACGGGCCTTGCTCAAAGCTATACGCCGATTATGAGATTTGTTTGGAACTATCTTATGCCTGTTTTAACGCTATTTTACCCTAACGTGAATACGGTGCGTCAGTCCGGGAAAGCATTGGCTGCTCTAGTAACCGATAGCAAGTTTAACCAAACGACAGGGAAATATTTTGAAGGTACCAAACAAATAAAATCATCCGAACTTTCTTATAACAATGAAAATAGGAAACAGTTATGGGAGGTTAGTGTAGCGTTGACCAGTTTGAATCAAACGGAGACAATTTTAGAAACAGGGATATAA
- a CDS encoding YolD-like family protein, translating to MTTRKKLEGNGLWESSRMMLPEHKETIIRRQLEEGRKGRPTLDPQEMELIEGAIAESFHEHRMITVRLFDEYEDTELTGIVVLIHTFRREIKLSMAEEESRWIKIDEIISAGS from the coding sequence ATGACAACACGAAAAAAGCTTGAGGGCAATGGGCTGTGGGAATCCAGTCGGATGATGCTGCCGGAACACAAAGAAACCATCATTCGCAGGCAACTGGAAGAAGGCCGGAAAGGCCGGCCGACGCTGGATCCGCAAGAAATGGAATTAATCGAGGGGGCCATCGCCGAGTCATTTCATGAACACCGTATGATTACCGTAAGGCTATTCGATGAATATGAGGACACGGAATTGACAGGAATTGTCGTGCTGATCCATACGTTTAGACGGGAGATCAAACTATCCATGGCCGAAGAGGAATCGCGTTGGATTAAAATTGACGAGATCATTTCAGCAGGATCATGA
- a CDS encoding DNA polymerase IV, producing the protein MKSSNRVIMLGDCQSFYASVEKADHPEYKNRPLVVAGDPERRSGIVLAACPLAKAKGITTAERLGEALSKCPDLVVIKPRMQKYIDVSMQITEIYKSYTDLVEPYSIDEQFLDVTGSLHLFGTPDELARTIQRHVMDATGVYARFGIGETKILAKTACDNYAKKNPSGIYTLSKDSLPDTLWKLPVSCMFMAGSKMTRHFNVMGLPTIGSVAQTPLAKLKQMMRRKFGKNSDISAEMYWRIANGIDDSPVRPGTHQVDPKSVGHMMTLPRDYTKLEEIKVVLLELTELVCQRCRGLGFMGHVVSVGCMGADFDRPTGFSRQMKMEDPSNITNQVYRWACRLLETYWDGLPIRRVGISLSQFSPDTEYQLSLFDTGRERSMALERVTDALKNKYGNSIVIRAVSKTDAGQALDRSAKIGGHYK; encoded by the coding sequence GTGAAATCATCTAACCGAGTGATCATGTTAGGGGATTGCCAGTCCTTTTATGCATCTGTTGAGAAAGCAGACCATCCCGAGTATAAAAACCGCCCTTTGGTCGTTGCAGGGGATCCGGAAAGACGTTCAGGCATCGTGTTGGCTGCTTGTCCGCTCGCTAAAGCAAAAGGAATAACGACGGCAGAGCGATTAGGAGAGGCACTATCCAAGTGTCCCGACCTTGTCGTCATCAAACCCAGGATGCAGAAGTATATTGACGTCTCGATGCAAATCACGGAGATATACAAGAGTTATACCGATTTAGTTGAGCCTTACAGTATCGACGAGCAATTTTTAGACGTTACCGGTTCGCTGCATCTGTTCGGCACACCGGATGAGTTAGCCAGAACCATTCAGCGTCATGTCATGGATGCCACGGGTGTGTACGCTCGCTTCGGCATCGGCGAAACCAAAATCCTGGCTAAAACCGCCTGTGATAACTACGCCAAGAAAAATCCGTCCGGCATCTACACGTTGTCCAAGGACTCGCTTCCGGATACCCTCTGGAAACTGCCCGTCAGCTGCATGTTTATGGCCGGCAGCAAGATGACCCGCCACTTTAACGTCATGGGGCTGCCCACGATCGGCAGCGTGGCTCAGACGCCTCTTGCTAAATTGAAGCAGATGATGCGCCGTAAATTCGGTAAAAATTCCGATATTTCAGCCGAGATGTACTGGCGAATTGCCAACGGAATCGATGATAGCCCGGTAAGGCCAGGCACGCACCAGGTTGACCCTAAATCGGTTGGACACATGATGACCCTCCCTCGCGATTATACCAAGCTGGAAGAAATCAAGGTCGTACTGCTGGAGCTGACGGAGTTGGTTTGCCAGCGATGCCGCGGTCTTGGTTTTATGGGGCATGTGGTGTCGGTCGGTTGTATGGGGGCAGACTTTGACCGCCCTACGGGATTTAGCCGACAAATGAAGATGGAGGATCCATCGAATATTACGAATCAGGTTTACCGCTGGGCATGCCGGCTGCTTGAAACGTATTGGGACGGCCTGCCGATTCGGCGGGTCGGTATTAGCTTGTCACAGTTTTCCCCGGACACGGAATACCAATTGTCATTGTTTGATACCGGACGGGAGCGGTCGATGGCACTTGAACGGGTGACCGATGCCCTGAAAAATAAATACGGGAATTCGATTGTGATCCGAGCCGTATCCAAAACGGACGCAGGCCAAGCGCTGGATCGATCAGCCAAGATAGGAGGACACTATAAATGA
- a CDS encoding 2-phosphosulfolactate phosphatase has translation MPIQIIQGHHHTLDASHINIVIDVIRAFTVAHYAFIHGVQGIILAGTLDDALRLKKIYPDFLLAGEIQGLPIPGFELDNSPARLHGFDLREKFLIQKTTNGVTATLNALSTEHLFVTGFTNARTTAEFIKRNLLKDDDMTINVIASHPSGDDDLACAQYISEILQDTNRISAEQTIERIRKSEAAGKFYDIERPEFLQEDISFCIQEIPSDFVMKVNLNKNHPLIERLQVGVFNH, from the coding sequence ATGCCGATACAGATTATTCAAGGACACCATCACACCTTGGACGCATCACACATCAATATTGTAATTGATGTTATAAGGGCTTTTACCGTAGCGCACTATGCCTTTATCCATGGGGTTCAGGGTATCATTCTGGCAGGAACTCTGGACGATGCCTTGCGTCTAAAGAAAATCTATCCTGACTTTTTATTGGCGGGAGAGATACAGGGTCTGCCGATTCCGGGGTTTGAGCTGGATAATTCGCCTGCGCGTTTACATGGCTTCGATCTTCGGGAGAAATTTCTGATCCAAAAGACTACCAATGGAGTTACAGCCACCCTAAACGCATTGAGCACCGAGCATCTATTCGTTACCGGGTTCACAAATGCAAGAACAACCGCAGAGTTTATAAAGAGGAACTTATTAAAAGACGATGACATGACGATTAATGTAATTGCTTCGCATCCGTCAGGGGATGATGATCTGGCCTGCGCACAATATATATCGGAAATTCTCCAAGACACTAATCGTATATCTGCCGAACAAACCATTGAGCGAATTCGAAAGTCAGAAGCGGCCGGGAAGTTTTACGATATTGAAAGACCGGAATTTTTACAGGAGGATATTTCGTTTTGCATCCAAGAGATCCCTTCCGATTTTGTAATGAAAGTGAATCTGAACAAAAACCATCCGTTGATTGAAAGGCTCCAGGTGGGGGTCTTTAATCACTGA